GACTCCCAATGCGCCATCTGCTCCTCTTGCCCGTTCTCGCCAGCCTCACCGGATGTTCCGATCTCCGGGAGGTCGGCCGCCTGCCGGAGTTCACGCCGGTCCAATCCTCCGCGGAGACGTCCGCGATGCTCACGCCACCGCTGCCCGAACGGATCGAACCGCGCAGACCGGCGGACGGCGCGTCGCTCTGGAATGCTTCCAGACAATCGCTTCTCGGCGATCGTCGGGCCGTGGAACGGGGCGATATCCTGACCGTCGTCATCGAAATCGACGACAGTGCCGAAATGTCGAACAGCTCGAACCGCGGCCGCTCCGGCAGCGAAACCATGGGCGTACCCTCGCTCTTCGGCATTCCGGAGCGGCTGAACGACTCTCTCCCTGCCGGTGCCTCGATGGGCTCGGCGGTCGCGACGAATTCGAGTTCCTCCTCCTCTGGCAATGGCAGCGTAAAGCGTAACGAGAAGCTCGAACTCATGGTCGCCGCGACCGTCGTCGATGTGCTGCCGAACGGCGTGCTCCACATCAAGGGGTCGCAGGAAGTCCGAGTAAATTACGATATCCGCGAGCTTCTGATCGAGGGATATGTGCGGCCGCAGGACATCTCGCGCCAGAACGACATCACCTATGACAAGATCGCTTCGGCGCGGATTTCCTACGGCGGACGCGGGCAGGTCATGCAGGTGCAACAGCCGCGCTACGGACAGCAGATCGCGGATATAATTCTGCCCTTCTGAGGAACCGTGCGATGCTGAAAAAACTTCTTCCGCTCATCCTCGCGCTCGTCGGTCTGGGCGCGGGCATCGCCGGAGGTCTCATGCTGCGCCCCACGCCGGAGGTCGTTCCCCTCGCCTCCGGTGGCGACAGTGAGGCCGCCACCCCCAAGAGCAGGCCACAGGAGGCCGAGCGGGATAGAGAGGCGTCCTTCGATTACGTGAAGCTCAACAACCAGTTCGTCATTCCCGACCTGGAGGACGGAAAGGTCACGGCGATGATCGTCCTCTCGCTCAGCCTCGAAACCACGACAGGCACGCGCGAGACGATCTATGCACGCGAACCCAAGTTGCGGGATGCCTTTCTCCAGGTTCTGTTCGATCACGCCAATACCGGCGGATTCCGCGGCGCCTTCACCGAAAGCCGGACGATGACCAATCTGCGCCGCGCACTTCTCGAAGTGGCGCAGAACGTGATCGGACCGGAGGTCCGGGACGTTCTGGTGATGGATATCGTCCGGCAGGACCTGGGCTGATCCGGCAGGTCGGCTCAGCGCGCCAGGCGTTCGGCCAGACGACCGAGCGCCTCCTTCCTGCCGAAGGCCCTGCGGGTCCGCGCGAGCTGGGCCTCCTTGCGTTCGGCAATCCGGGCAAGGTCGCGAAACGCCGCACGACGTTCGCGATCCGCCCACCTGCTCCAGGCCTCCTCCGCCCCCGAAAGACGCGCGGGGTCGAAGGCCGTCGATGACGCGGCCAACAGCACGCGCGCACGGATCGCCTCCTCGATCTCACGCAGACGGGCATGCGGCCGCTCCTCCTCCGCCCGGATCGCCGACAGCGCCGCAAGCTCCGCGTTCAGCGCGAGCTCGGCGATCTCCCGCAGCCGGACCAGCTTGCCGCGATCTCCCGCCATCGTCATCGGGTTCCGATCCGGTCGCGCATCTTCCGTCGCATCTCCTCGGCGAAGCGGATGGCCGCGGCGACGGCACGGTAATGGTCGGGCAGGATCTGTTCCCCGATCTCCACGGTCGCGTACAGCGCCCGCGCCGTCGGCGGGTCGCGGTGGAGCGGCACTCCGGTCTCGGCCGCCACCTCACGAATACGCACGGCGATCTCGTCGATCCCCTTTGCGACACAGACCGGCGCGCCGCCGCGCATCCGGTCCCATTTCAATGCGACGGCATAATGGACCGGGTTGACGATCACGACATCGGCCTTCGGCACCTCGGAAAGCATCTGGTTCATCACGATATCGACGCCCTTCTGCCGGCGCTTCTGCTTGAAATGCGGGTCGCCTTCCTGTTCCTTCGCCTCGTCGGTCAACTCATTGCGCGACATGCGGTGCCTGCGCAGATGTTCGGCGCGTTGAAACAGGTAATCGATTGCCCCCACCGGGGCGGAGATCATCAGGACGATAAGGAGAAAGCCGACGCAGAGCTTCAGAAGGACGGTGACCGCCACACCGGGCGAGAGCGAGGCGGTGGCGAGTATCTCGGGAAGCTTGGCGAAAAGATAGATCCCGAGCACGACCGAATAGAGCAGCAGCTTGAAGAAACTCTTCGCGAATTCGAACAGTCCGGCGCGACCGAATTTGTTTGCCGCATTGGCGACGGGCGAGATCTTCGAAAGTTTCGGCGCGAGCTTTCCCGGCGCGAAGACCAGGGTTCGGGTCGCGAAAATCGTGACGAGTGCCAGCATCGCCGGGATCAGGAAAAAGGCGATCACGGCCGCTCCGATCTCCCACATGAGGCCAAGTGTCCACGGCCCGCCGGACCCGGTGAACCAGAGTTCCGCATGGCGATCGGCGGCGTCGAGAAGGGATCGCAGCGCCTCGCCAAGGTCCAGAAGATCTGCGGCACCGGTCGCCATGGCCGCGAGCACGAAGCCGAAATAGGATGCCGCCGTTGTCAGATCGGCCGCGCGCGGCACCTCGCCCTTCTTCCGCGCCTCGTCCAGGCGCTTCTGCGACGGCTCATACTGCTTGTCCTCTCCGCCCTCTTCCGCCATCAACGTGCTCCGAAAGGATCGAGGAGGAGGCGCGCGAACCCGGCTTCCCAGGTCTCGAGCAGGAGCGGCGCGGAGACGAAGAGCAGCAGAAGCCCGCCAAGCGTGATGGCCGGCGCACCGACGAAGGCGACCATCAGTTGCGGCATTGCCCGATTTATGACGCCGAGGGCGACATTGTAGACAAGCGAGGCGATGATGAAGGGGGCCGCGAGGGTAAAGGACAGGGCGAAGATCCTCCCGACATGATCGACGCTCCAGATCATGACATCCCGTGCAGGCGCCATGAAGCCGGCCGGAAAGACGTCATAGCTGAGGATGAGAAGCTCCGCGACGCGGACATGCAGGCCCATCATGACGGCGAGCGCCAGCCCCGCCACCGACAAGAGATGCGCGATCGCCGGCTGTGCCTCGACTGCGCCCCCGCCGAAGATCTGCGACAGCGATGTGGATTGGGCGATCAGCGCCCCGGCGATCTGTAGCACCATGACGAAGAGCCGCAGGGAAAGCCCGAGGATCAGGCCAGAGATCACTTCGGTCAGCAGCGCCGCCGCAACCTTTTCCTGGGACGCCGCGAGCGGAGCGAGCCCCTCCGATACGGCGGGAAAGACGATCGCGGTGAAGCCGATGGCGAGCACGAGGCGGACACGTTCGGGAACGGAACGTTCACCGAAGGCCGGCAGCACCGCCATGACCGCCCCGATCCTCAGAAAGACGAGAAAGGCGGTGAGCAGGCTGTTCTGCGCGACCGCGAGCAGGGAGGCCAGCGGTTCGGTCATGCCGCGACCAGGCCGACGAGGGACGGTTTCGCATCCGTGCCGATTTCCTCGAAGGAAAAGACAGGATTCTGGATGCCCTGCGCGGCGAGGAGCGTGCGCAGGAAGCGCCGGCGGCGGGTGGACGTCACAATGCCGGGATAGATGCCGCTCTCCCCCGCCCTGGCGATCTTGTCGGCCATGGAGCGGGCAAGGCGGTTGAAATCCTCCGGCGGGAGCGCGACGTCGATGTGGCCCCGTTCGCCTTCGAACTGATGGGCGATGAATTTTTCCTCCCATTCCGGCGAAAGCTGCAAGAGCGGGAGCGTGCCATCCTCTCTCCTGATTTCCGAGATGATCTGGAAACCCAGCCGTTGCCGCACATGTTCGCAGATGGATTCGGGCGTCGCATGCGCGCCGCGCGCCTCCGAGATCGCCTCGAGGATAAGGGCCATGTTGCGGATCGACACACGTTCCTCCAGCAGAAGGCGCAACACGGAAAGAAGCAGATCCATCGGCACGCGATCCGGCACGAGTTCGTTGAGCAGGCGCTGGTTCGCCTCACCGCGCGCTGCATCGGAAAGGTTCGTCATCTCGTCCAGCAGCCGGCGAAGGGATTTCATCGTCAGCAGACGGGGGAAATTGCGCTTGATCACCTCGAGAAGATGCGTGGCGAGCACTTCCGTCGCACTGACCACCGTCGATCCCATCAGGGCCGCGTCCTCTTTCCGCGACGGGTCGATCCAGCGGGCAGGCGCGCCATAGACCGGCTCGGCGACATCCTCTCCAAGCGGCATCATGCCCGCGTCGCCCGCCACCAGCGCGAGCACCTGATCCTTCTTCAGCCGCGCGCGCGCCTGTTCGACTCCCTGGATGCGCACGACATAGGTTCCCGGCGGCAGAGCGGGGTCGTCGGTCAGGCGGATCTCCGGCAGGATGAGGCCGAAGACGGTCGCGATGTGGTTGCGCATATTGACGATGCGCGCATCGAGGCCCGTCTGATGATCGAGGACCATCGAGACGAGATCCGGCGCGAATTCGACATGGATGTCGTCGAGATCGAGAATATCCCCCATCGAGTCCCTTCGTTCCGCCTGCTCCGGCGCCGCCTTCGCGCGTCGGACCCGCTCCGCCTCCTCCCGGTCATGGCGGCGCGAGACGAGAAAAGCCGCCGCGGCGAGGCCTGCCGCCCCGCCGATGAAGGGCACGAAGGGCAATCCCGGCACGAAGGCGAAAAGCCCCATCAGGACGCTTACCGTGTAAAGAGCGGGCGGATACCGGCCGAGTTGCCTGAACAGGGCGAGATCCGCGGAACCGGAGGTACCCCCCTTCGCGAGCAGAAGCGCGGCCGCGATGGAAATGATCACGGAAGGAATCTGGCTGACGAGACCGTCGCCCACGGTGAGGATGGCGTAGGTCTCGAACGCCTTTCCGATCGGCATGCCGTGCCCGGCCACGCCGTTGATCAGCCCCATGACGATGTTCATCAGGGTGATGAGCAGGCCCGCGACCGCGTCACCCTTGACGAATTTGGACGCCCCGTCGAGAGAGCCGAAAAACGTCGTTTCCGCGAGTTCGCGTTCCCGGCGCTCCTTGGCCTGCTCATGGGTAATGGCCCCGGCGGAAAGGTCCGCGTCGATCGCGAGCTGGCGGCCCGGCATTCCATCGAGGGCGAAGCGCGCACCGACCTCGGCCATGCGCCCCGCACCCTTGGTGATGACCATGAAGTTCACGATCAGCAGAACCGTGAAGACGACGAGGCCAAGCAGGACCGACCCGCTCATGACGAAGCTCGCGAAGCCCTCGATCACGTGACCGGCCGCGCCGGTGCCGGTATGTCCCTGCCCGATGATGAGCTTCGTGGAGGAGACGTTGAGGGAGAGGCGGAGCATGAGGCTCGCGAGCAGCACCGTGGGGAAGGCGGAGAAATCCAGCGGACGCTCGATGAAAAGCGTCACCGTGAAGATCAGGATGGCGAGAGCGAAACTCGCCGCGAGTCCGAGATCGAGGATCCAGGAAGGAACCGGAAGCACCATCATCACGATCACGACCATCAGGGCGAGGGCAAGGAGGATCGTGGGCTTGAAGATACCGGAGATCGTGATGTTCATGTCTTCGTCCGGATTCGTTCTGGCCTGATGCTCCGATTGTAGGCCGCGCGCGGTTGATAAAACGTTTATGGCTGTTGCAACACCGCCGACAGCGCCTGCCGTACCTCGCGGCTCCGGTCCAGAAGCGTCTGCGCCTCCGACAGGGTCGGAAGGGGTGTTTCCACCTTCGCCGCGTGCTGGACCGCATCCGCGAGCGTCGACAGGTCCGCCGAACCCGTTTGCCGGAGTCGCGGCCAGTCTTCGGCGAGCAGGGCGAAGGCATCCGCCCATTGGCCGGATATGTCCGCCGGGAAGGCGTCAGCGGCCTCCTGCGCGCGTCCCAGCGCGGACAGCGCGAAAGCCCGGATCTCAGACGCATCGGGCGTGTCCGCGCGCGACGCGTAGCGCTCCGCGGCCTCGAATTCTCCGATGCCCAGGAATGCCTGCGCCATCACGAGAGGCGCCGCGCCGCTTTCCTGTCCGCCGTAGCCGGACATGAGCCTCAAGGCTTCCCTGTCGAAGCCGAGCGATACCAGACGTTCGGCGGTTTTCAGGCGTGCAGGGTCTGAAAGACCCGCATCGGCGAGGCGATCGAGTTCCGGACTCACGATCCTCAGAAAGACACCGTCGGGTTTCGTCGCCGCGAGCTGAAGGAGAGCACTGGAAATCAGCGCGTCCCTCTCATCCTCGGCCTTCGCATCCTCCGCAGGCAATGCGAGCGCAGCGCGGAGGGCGATATCGGCATCCCCGGAGCCGGATCGTGCGAGTATTGCCGCGCGCCTCAGCCCATGTTCCATGGCGCTGCCCCGATGCTCTACGGTCAGCGCCTCCGCATGTTCCGCATCCCTCCCGTCGATCGGTTCCCCCAGGCGCGACCGTGTCTCGATCAGACGGATCAGGGCCTCCGCCGATTTGGGCCCGTCGCCGGCCACCACCCGTTCGAAGCTCTGCTGTGCCTGGGCCTTCCGACCCTCCGCGAGCTGGAACTCGGCCTCCAGCAGATCGAAGGCATCGCGGTGATCGCCTCCGGAACGCAGGGTCGCCTCCTGGATGAACTCCGCACTCGCCTCGTCTCCGATCCGCAGAAACCGCTCCGAAAGGGTCGGGCCGAGATGGCGCCGGATATGCCCCGGAAGCGCCGAGAAGGTCGACTGCACGGCCTCCTGATTATAGCTCTCCCAGCTGTTCAGGGGCTCCTTCGACATCACGGACCAGAAGGCGACCATGCCGGCACAGCGGAATTGTCCGCCAAGCCGCCGGGAAAGGGTGCTTTCCCCCTGATCCATGATCTCGGCCATGGCGAGGAGGATGTCCCGATTGTGGATCGGCACATCGAAATTCCGAAGGACCGACTTGGCTTCCGCCCCGAAGGTCAGGAACAGGTAATAGCGCGCCAGCCGCTCGACCGCTTCCGGATCGGGCGTATCGAATTCACCGATCAGCCGGGACCGGAATTCGGAGAGTTTCAAACCGTTCTCGGGCGGATCGCCCCAGCTTGCGATATCGACCGCCTCATCCGGAATGCAGGACGTCCCGTTCCGGTCTGTCGAAACCGCAGGCGCGGACCGCCCCTGTGCCTCGTCGACGGAGGTCTGGATCCTCACATGGCTTTCGGGCTCCTGCGGCTCGGGCGGCGGGGGATCGACAGGCATCGGGCGGCGGTCGGGACGGGACGGTGGGTCGTCCTGCCTATGGGACGACGCGGCCTCCAGCGCGTCTTCGGTCGCGGAGACATCCGCGTCGAGCAGGCCTTGGGCGACGGCGCGGCCGATCTGTTCGACAAGCTGCCGCTCCAGCCGGTCGGCGCGCTCCTGCTGGTCGTCATCGGGCAATGCCAGTCCGGCGGACCGTTCCCCGGAAAGGGATTGCGCGGGGGACGCCTTGTCGAACAGGAGCGGGAAGTCGGGCGGGTCAGTCCCCACCAGATCCGATCCCGCGCCGTCGGGACCACCAAGACTGGAATGCCCGCTCCCGCCGGTCAGGAGCGGTTGTGGTGAGGGGGCATCCGGCTCTTCAGGGCTTAGGGCAGTCGGAACCGGATCGGTCCCACCCCCGTCGTCTCCATCCGGCAGAGGCCGCTCATAGGGGGAACCGGGCGGGGGAGGCCCGTCCTTGATGTCGATGACGATCCGGCCGGCGCGGAGTTCGAAGGCATCCGCATGGAACCCCTCGGCCGTTTCGATCACGAGGCCGTCCCCCTTCGGTGTAACCTCCGAGATGCGCGTTCTGGGAATGCGGGCAAACACCTCGCCGACGTCGAACTCGAATTCCTCTTGCGCCACCTGAAACACGTATCCATGCCCGGTGCGTCCGACTACCCATTCGACCGTTTCCGGGAATTGCATGACGAGACGGGAGAAGTCGGCATGCTCGCCCGACGCGATCCGGATCGTCTCCGCGGCACGCGCGATCGACGGCAGGACGATCAGAAGCAGCAGAATGACGGACAATCTGCTCATGCAGCCTCCGATTTGACATCCTTCAGCGCTTCCTCGAGTTCGGAAAAGCTGGGGCGATACCGGCCGGGCGTGTTCTGCCGCCCGACCTCGATGCAGATATTCGTCGCGTGGTTGTAGAGATTGGCCACCAGAACCTCGCGGATCAGCTGGTAGAAATGACTGTCCTCCTCGATCACATCCTTCATCTTCGCGGCGAAGGGTCCGACGAGGCCATAAGCCAGGAAAACGCCGAGGAAGGTGCCGACCAGCGCGCCGCCGATCATCTTGCCCAGAATCTCCGGCGGCTGGTCGATGGAGGCCATCGTCTTGACGACGCCCAGCACCGCCGCGACGATGCCGAGCGCGGGAAGCCCGTCGCTCATCGCCGCCATTGCATGCGACGAATGCAGCGCGTGATGGAGATTTTCCTCAAGCCGTTTTTCGAGGACTTCTTCGACCTGATGAGGGTCGTCGTAATTCATCGAGGCGGAGCGGAGCGTGTCGCAAATCAGGGCCACCGCCTCCTTGTCCGCAACGATCTTCGGATATTTCGTGAAGATCGGCGAGGTTTCGGGTGCCTCGATATGCTCCTCCAGGCCCACGGGATTCTGCCGTGCGAGGCGGATGAGCTCGAAGAGCAGGCAGAGAAGGTTCTTGTAATCTTCCGGCTTCCATTTCGGACCCTTGAAGACCTTTCCCATGTCCTTGAGCGTGTGCTTGATCCCCGCCATGTCGTTGGAGATGATGAAGGCGCCGGCCGCCGCACCGCCGATCATCATGAACTCGAAGGGAAGCGATTTGAGGATGATCCCGAGTTTCCCGCCCGCGGCGATATAGCCGCCGAACACCATGACGAAGATCAGCAAGATCCCGACGATACCGATCATGTTTCAGTCCTCCGACGCCTGACTCCTCCCGAGCTTCGCATCAAACCCTTAAGAAAGCCTCGCCAGATCCCCCTATTCACGCGGCGCCGCCGCGTTCCGGCCGGCCAGAATGACCGAAACCGTATAAGCCGTCTCCGGCGTCAGCCCGGCAAGGATCGCGCCCGCCGCGTCGGAGCGCATCCGCCCCAGGAAACCCGCCGCGAATTCCGGTGACATCGCTTCGAAAAGCGCGGCGGCCTCCTTTGGTTTCATCGCTTCATAGACCGCGGTCAGTTTCGACAGATCGTCCTCTGCCGCAGTTTGGGAACGGGTCATGGTGGCCGCGAGCCTCTGCTCCGCCTCCTCGAGCGCGGCGAGATTTTCCAGGACCTCGGCCTTCCCGAGTTCCACCGCCTTCATCTTTTGCGCGATCATCAGCTCCTTTTCCCGGACCTCCTTTTCCCTCGAGACCAGCGCCCGGACCAGCGTCCCGGTCTCCTCATCGCTCCGACAGAAGTTTTCAGACGCCGGCGCGTCGTCAAGCGTCCCCTGCGACAGGTCGGAGAGCTCCCGTGCAATCGCCGCACCGGTGCCCGACGCCAGCCGCACGGCCGCCGAAAGCACAAAGATGAGCGCGATCATCCACAGCGCGCCGCGCCCCGCGCGCCGCTGACGCTTCGATTTCGCCGCGGTCATTCGGCGGCCTCCACCCGGCTGCGCTGGCTCAGGAACAGCGCCTCCCCCGGTTCCGCCTCAGGCGCCGGCCCCGTGGCGGGGACGCCACCGTTCGGCAGGTCGTGCATCGACGCGATCAGAAGTTCCAGCCGGCGCGAGACGTCCTCCGCACGTTCCGTCAACTCGTCGAGCCGGGCCGCCGATCCCGCCGCGGTCCGCTGTGCCTTCGTGAGGGTCCGCGTCATGTCGTCAACCTGTGCCGAAAGCACGGCGATGGCTCCGCCGACGCCCTTCTCCAGATCGGTGAACCGGCTCAGGCGCCTGGCCAGCACGATGCAGTAGATCGCAACGGCGAGGGTCGCCGCGATCATCAGGATGTCTGCGATCAGTTCCATGCCGATCTCCCTAGTTGATCACGAATTCCATGATGAGAACGTCCTTCACCCGCCCCTCCCCCGCGACGATCTGTAAACGGCGCAGGATCTGCGCGCGCAGACGCACGAGCGCGGAAGGATTCTCGAGCTCCACCACATCGACGGCGCGCAGATAGCCGTTCAGCACGTCGACCAGCCGCGGCATGACCGCCACGACCTCCTGCTGATGCGCCGCGGGCACTTCGAGCTGCACCTGGAATCTCAGATGCCGGCCCCGGCCGGAGGTGTCGACGAGGTTCACGATCAGCGGCTCGACAGGGACGAAGGCGACATCCGGCAGCGGCATGACAGGTGCCTCCCCCATCGTCTCCGCCTCATGCGCGACCTCCGGCGCGAGGAGCAGTCCGGAATAGACGGCGAAAAACCCGCCGCCACCGAGCACAAGCATAAGAACCAGCCCCACGATAAGGGGAAGTCTGGATTTCTTCTTCGGCTTGTCGTCGAGCTGTTCGTCTTCGGCCATGGTCCCGTCCGGAAAAATGTCGCGAATCCGTTTTAACCCGGTGGTGGCTAACCGATTGTTAAGGCCGATCAGGCATTTCTGGGCACAGACGGGGGCAAAAGCCCGCACATCCGTGGAGTGTCTTCTTGCAACAGATCCTTTCAATCTGGTCCGG
The nucleotide sequence above comes from Celeribacter indicus. Encoded proteins:
- the flgH gene encoding flagellar basal body L-ring protein FlgH → MRHLLLLPVLASLTGCSDLREVGRLPEFTPVQSSAETSAMLTPPLPERIEPRRPADGASLWNASRQSLLGDRRAVERGDILTVVIEIDDSAEMSNSSNRGRSGSETMGVPSLFGIPERLNDSLPAGASMGSAVATNSSSSSSGNGSVKRNEKLELMVAATVVDVLPNGVLHIKGSQEVRVNYDIRELLIEGYVRPQDISRQNDITYDKIASARISYGGRGQVMQVQQPRYGQQIADIILPF
- a CDS encoding flagellar basal body-associated FliL family protein, producing MLKKLLPLILALVGLGAGIAGGLMLRPTPEVVPLASGGDSEAATPKSRPQEAERDREASFDYVKLNNQFVIPDLEDGKVTAMIVLSLSLETTTGTRETIYAREPKLRDAFLQVLFDHANTGGFRGAFTESRTMTNLRRALLEVAQNVIGPEVRDVLVMDIVRQDLG
- a CDS encoding EscU/YscU/HrcU family type III secretion system export apparatus switch protein, with amino-acid sequence MAEEGGEDKQYEPSQKRLDEARKKGEVPRAADLTTAASYFGFVLAAMATGAADLLDLGEALRSLLDAADRHAELWFTGSGGPWTLGLMWEIGAAVIAFFLIPAMLALVTIFATRTLVFAPGKLAPKLSKISPVANAANKFGRAGLFEFAKSFFKLLLYSVVLGIYLFAKLPEILATASLSPGVAVTVLLKLCVGFLLIVLMISAPVGAIDYLFQRAEHLRRHRMSRNELTDEAKEQEGDPHFKQKRRQKGVDIVMNQMLSEVPKADVVIVNPVHYAVALKWDRMRGGAPVCVAKGIDEIAVRIREVAAETGVPLHRDPPTARALYATVEIGEQILPDHYRAVAAAIRFAEEMRRKMRDRIGTR
- a CDS encoding flagellar biosynthetic protein FliR, with the protein product MTEPLASLLAVAQNSLLTAFLVFLRIGAVMAVLPAFGERSVPERVRLVLAIGFTAIVFPAVSEGLAPLAASQEKVAAALLTEVISGLILGLSLRLFVMVLQIAGALIAQSTSLSQIFGGGAVEAQPAIAHLLSVAGLALAVMMGLHVRVAELLILSYDVFPAGFMAPARDVMIWSVDHVGRIFALSFTLAAPFIIASLVYNVALGVINRAMPQLMVAFVGAPAITLGGLLLLFVSAPLLLETWEAGFARLLLDPFGAR
- the flhA gene encoding flagellar biosynthesis protein FlhA, whose translation is MNITISGIFKPTILLALALMVVIVMMVLPVPSWILDLGLAASFALAILIFTVTLFIERPLDFSAFPTVLLASLMLRLSLNVSSTKLIIGQGHTGTGAAGHVIEGFASFVMSGSVLLGLVVFTVLLIVNFMVITKGAGRMAEVGARFALDGMPGRQLAIDADLSAGAITHEQAKERRERELAETTFFGSLDGASKFVKGDAVAGLLITLMNIVMGLINGVAGHGMPIGKAFETYAILTVGDGLVSQIPSVIISIAAALLLAKGGTSGSADLALFRQLGRYPPALYTVSVLMGLFAFVPGLPFVPFIGGAAGLAAAAFLVSRRHDREEAERVRRAKAAPEQAERRDSMGDILDLDDIHVEFAPDLVSMVLDHQTGLDARIVNMRNHIATVFGLILPEIRLTDDPALPPGTYVVRIQGVEQARARLKKDQVLALVAGDAGMMPLGEDVAEPVYGAPARWIDPSRKEDAALMGSTVVSATEVLATHLLEVIKRNFPRLLTMKSLRRLLDEMTNLSDAARGEANQRLLNELVPDRVPMDLLLSVLRLLLEERVSIRNMALILEAISEARGAHATPESICEHVRQRLGFQIISEIRREDGTLPLLQLSPEWEEKFIAHQFEGERGHIDVALPPEDFNRLARSMADKIARAGESGIYPGIVTSTRRRRFLRTLLAAQGIQNPVFSFEEIGTDAKPSLVGLVAA
- the motA gene encoding flagellar motor stator protein MotA, coding for MIGIVGILLIFVMVFGGYIAAGGKLGIILKSLPFEFMMIGGAAAGAFIISNDMAGIKHTLKDMGKVFKGPKWKPEDYKNLLCLLFELIRLARQNPVGLEEHIEAPETSPIFTKYPKIVADKEAVALICDTLRSASMNYDDPHQVEEVLEKRLEENLHHALHSSHAMAAMSDGLPALGIVAAVLGVVKTMASIDQPPEILGKMIGGALVGTFLGVFLAYGLVGPFAAKMKDVIEEDSHFYQLIREVLVANLYNHATNICIEVGRQNTPGRYRPSFSELEEALKDVKSEAA
- a CDS encoding MotE family protein, encoding MTAAKSKRQRRAGRGALWMIALIFVLSAAVRLASGTGAAIARELSDLSQGTLDDAPASENFCRSDEETGTLVRALVSREKEVREKELMIAQKMKAVELGKAEVLENLAALEEAEQRLAATMTRSQTAAEDDLSKLTAVYEAMKPKEAAALFEAMSPEFAAGFLGRMRSDAAGAILAGLTPETAYTVSVILAGRNAAAPRE
- a CDS encoding flagellar basal body-associated FliL family protein; the protein is MAEDEQLDDKPKKKSRLPLIVGLVLMLVLGGGGFFAVYSGLLLAPEVAHEAETMGEAPVMPLPDVAFVPVEPLIVNLVDTSGRGRHLRFQVQLEVPAAHQQEVVAVMPRLVDVLNGYLRAVDVVELENPSALVRLRAQILRRLQIVAGEGRVKDVLIMEFVIN